GATTGTTAAGCCCACTCCCTTCTTTAACCATTGCAGATTAGTTGTGTGTCGGTGTGAGCGGCGGTGGTTTCCAAAaggtgatccaagcaagacTTTTGCATTATTTTGTAGGTATTCTACTTTCTTACTTATGTTTTGGGaaaaaggcaatgtggtagacttgttTAGTTGTATGATATGTTTGGGATATTTACTGActttgttaatttgtttttagaaATTTGCAAGTTTATGTGGTTGCATATGTTCATGAATTTAAATGATGATTTGATGTATCTTGTTTGGACTCGTTTAGACTATTTGAAATGATAAGTTTAGCTGTAGGTTGATTATTTATCGAAGCAAGCGATGCATGATACTTAGAATTTGATTTGGAATGAGTTCATTGCTTATGTATGTTGCATTTTGATATCCAGaggcagaggtatcgatattcgagatttaaaattgatacctaTGTGTTTTAAATTGTGCTGGGAGtcagaatagagatttggtatcgatagatttgctcgagtatcgatactcgggggcaaaattatcgatacttgTACAATGGTACCGATATTTTCCAACAGTTGGGTTTTTAATCGAGAAACAAAATGTAAGTGTGGTATAGCTTttccaagtggtatcgataccacttagagaaaatatcgataccctagtACCAGTATCAATacatatgaatattttttttgaatttttctaaatgaCCCTTACGCATGTTTTTAACCGTATGTAAGACTGATTAACGAACAAATTGCATGTAACATTGTTAATTAACTATTTGGATGACTTAAAACTTATTTGGCTTAACAAAAGATGTTCATTTTACTTGAATCTACTTCCTATTTAATGTAAATGAGTCGAGATGGTGGTGTGGCATCCCGTATTCGGGCCTGGTGACTaggccgggtatagggtgttatagGGTGGTTTAACCAAGCTATGGAATATGGAGGGTTTCTCTTATGCATATTCtagtgtcatgggttgcgcaatTTAAGTTTGTGACACTAGAAGGTTTGCCATAAATGCAAGGCTGCATTAAGTGCACTTCGGGAGTTGTGTCAAACTGACAGGTGGAAAATACATCTTTAGTTGTTATTGGTTGTGATGCTGCTCTTTAAAACCGTGCATTTCGAAGAACATCCTATATATTGCCCTTGCAGTCAATCTTGgaaccattttttctttttttatttatgggtTTTTCTTGTTCATATACTTTCTATTCTTTGCTCTAAGGTCTTTTTCAAAGAGAACTCCTCTTTCTTTCATTGTTATTCTATCAATGGCTGAGGGAAATCGACGATCTAAAGTTGGAAAATCTAGGGGCAAAGAAAGCGAATAACTTCGTTTAGGCAAAAATAAGCTACCAAGAGGTGGTttttgtattgaaatttttgaatcTCAGGCGAAGAGTTCATTTTTTATGAGAACTATAGATGAGCCAATTGTCAGTTTCAGAATCTCatttctataatccaagttcataaatattaaatattaacttttaagtGTATAATATATTGTTACACcaaattttggttaagaaattttgtcaaattaatagttaattaaagcttaggaactaaatcgtaaaatctAATTGCTATAagtgtataatatatttaagtgtataaatatattgacTTGTTTAAAAGGTTAATTCCTAACCTACCCACAGAAGATCCTACTTTTTTATCAGCATGCACATGACATTTTTCTTCCCATGCCAATTGTAAAGAAAGAATATGACAAtttcttattgtttttttatcagATTTCATGTGGCCTTCACCAATTGGggttaaaagtttcattttcaAGCAGTACGCGGCTACcaccatttttgttttcttcattaATGACATACTAAAAATGGCATTGTAGGTCGTTGGATGATCAACAATTAGAAACTCCACTATCTAAGTGATCGTTCGCTCATCATGACCTATTACCATCGGCAATGTGATTAAGCCTCTAACTTTAATTGACTAATTGCTAAACCCATAAATTGGGCTTGCTCTCTTTAGGCCTGCCTCAAATAATCCTATCTACTTGAATGTTTTCCAGCTGAGAACTTTAACAACACTTCATGTATCAATTAAGATTCTTTTGACTTGAAACCTCGCAATCATTGTTAAAACTACTAATGGATCATTACCCTCTAGATCATTCAAATTTGACTCATGTCAATCTGATAATCCAAATCCCCATGGTTGTACCTGTCAATGTTTTGTTGTTGACATAGTCATAGACATCACACTATGCAAATAAGCTTTCCTCTTGGTGTTAGATTTAGTCCATTCTTCATTAGTTTCAATTATCACATCAATGCCAATCATATTGATCATGATGGAATGTTGTGGCAATTGCAAATATCACTCCTGAATTGAGTCTTtcaatttcattgaaaatgcCCTGCACTTAACTTCATCCAAAGCCCCAAATATATTCATGTGATTCACATAATGTGCTAAATAATCTTGAGGGTCTCATCGACCATCATGCATCATTTTAGGAAATGTAAACTTGGGGGAAACATGATACCACGATATTTTTAGCTAAAGGCTCATTTTTATACTTCATCACTAATCTAGAGGATTCTATTTTCTGAAAGTCATGTAAATGTTTCTCTAACTTCTCTACTTTTTTACTCCAAGGTATTTTGACTAGAATAGCTAATTATCATCATAGTCCTCATCATAACTATCATCTCTATAATCCATATCAGCATCCTCATCTACTAAATTTTCATTACCTTAGCATGCATGTTGGTGATCATGTCTAGAATGGATGAATTATTCTTTTCTATGCCTAAGATTTTGCTCCTAGTTCATCCTATTTGCTCTAGGCTCTTCAATGagctttttgtttctttcatttctttcacTAATATGTTTTTGTCTATCCATCTACCTCTAGATAAAATTTTGTTACTCTTCGTATCTCTTTTACTGGGAGGACATTTGCTCCTCCATAACTCTTATTCTCTCTTGCATGTCTAGATACTACTGATTATCGAATTGATGATGCTAAGACCCTTGATCTGTCAGTGATGCTCCAACATGGTGTTGCTTCCGGGGGTTATAATACCATGAGGGGATATTGGTAAAACTGGTGGTATGGATTTTATTGGTAAGGGTTTTGTTGGTTTTGATTTTGTGGGGAATATTGCTAACCAGCATGCAACATATCCTGTTTTGATTTCCTGGTGTTCTTTATATTTACTCTAATGTTTTGACCAATAGGGTCTGTAACTTGATCATTGGGAGGATCAAACTCAGTACTATGAGGATCACTGCTACCTACATGCGCCATGTTAGTCGACGCTCACCACCAATGAGATGAATAAACGAAGAAGATGAAGGTAGGTTATGGGAGAGAAGGATGAAAGTTAGGAAAAAAATCTCTGTTTTTTTTGGGAGAGAGTTTGGAGATTCAGGAGAAGAAGAAGTCTCACATGAGCTGTTTGCATGACCGTTTTATACTGCGTGACAAGCTTAGGTACATGTCCTAAGATCATTGACATGAAAGTTTGATTTAATACCTTTGGTAGTGATGGTGATGTGACATCTTAGGATGAGACATGTTAGGGCGACTAGCAATCAATTACTTTAGGTCTTTACATGACCCTCACAAAGTTTTAGAGGAGCTATCACTTTCCAAACTTTGTTAAGTTAGGGTTTGCGAACTACCTTAGGTTCGCAATGTAGTTGGTTCCATTGGGAGACACATGTTAAGCTGTCTATGGATACATGGTAAGGTTCGCGAGGTACGTTATTAGGTCCACAAAGCCCATTACACAAAGTATAACAAGCACATTTCATGGCTagccatttattttttttggagaGCACCTGCAACGAGGAAATTAGTCATTGCTACCGACGGTAGATACCTTGATTTTGacccaaaaaatataattagttgAAATATTCAGTTCTATAATTTATAGCcgtaatatattaataaaatacatgttaATATAAGCAAGCAGTTTCTTCCATTGAGATCAACCTATCATTTGATAACTTTGAGAAGGACCGATGATAACTTTTGTAGGCATCCGATATtttgtttagattttggtttTGCTTAAGAGTAGGAGCTTTTTAGTTTTAGAAGTGAACCATagattatcaaatttttatttttaatttaatttaaaaatattttcattccagaatttatgtattttattaaataggcTTATTGTTGATTGCATAATATGAACTTCTATCGCAGccaaacttataaatattttcaaataattgaattataaacatttgcatacatcaaaatataattgtataattatattaatttgaaattttataatttttaaaatacctTGCAAGGTATTTAGACCATTTTTCCAAGCCCCTGCTCGGTTCAAAAAATATGCTTACTTTTTTACCAAAGACTCGGTCCGATTTAAGAAAAGTAAATCCAGACTTGACTCAAccctctatattttagattaagttttatttaaaattattttttaaatataatacactaaatgcattaaaaagactaaaataaaagttttctaaaacattaaaaatacattaaaatatttatattaaaaataccaCCATAAATATagtaaatgttttattatattaaaaaacacaaattaatataataattttatttattaaatataaattttaaaattttatattttttgttgggtaagttttttttatgtcTGAGACAATGAGTTTAATTGTTATTAgattagtgatttaatataaatataaatattatttaacatatataattaatataatattattttataactaaatatttgggccgggccgggctcgagTAAAAAATCTTGTCCAAGGCTTGACCCATATACAAAATGGATCttaaattttacccaaacctaTTTTAGGGTCTCGTATCTTATCcagatccttttattttttgggtgaATCTTTAAGTCTAGACGGATGACCCGACCCAtgagtaaattttagtaaactataatttaatcgttaaaaatcaaattttctatatttttgggCTGAAGCCACTTGCTACCCTTAGCGCCGCctgatttgttttttaattggGGTTGTATAGAGAGccttaattcacaaataatagGAGACTTTCATATAGAGAAAACAAAtgcatttaataattttttatcaattgagtcttaattcaATTGGCATGaacattgttgtcaatgtaggaggatatgggttcgagtgcgttgaagtacattatcctcctatttataggttggggaAGGACTTTAGGTAGTTCTAGGTATTGTGTCcaaaaaaatgttcaaaaaaattttccctCAATGCACTTTCAAATACAAGTTTCTCAATGAGCAAATAAGTGATATGAAAACTTTTTTTCATAACTTACACAAGTCTTTAATATATAAGAGTGTAAGCGTGGTTAAGATAATAGGTCAATTACAATCAAGATCCTACTAAAAAGCCTTATTTCACAAATATCCtcataaagtataaaataaataattttttttaagataagCCTTCAAATCAATAAAGACAATATTCGCAAAATAAGCGATTCGATTTGCTTGATTCAGattgatttaatctttaaaaatttgttgCTTCATAAGATGAATATTCAAATATAAGGCAATACATCTTAAAAATCATCCAAGTCGTGGCCCAATTGGTTTTGTTGAAAATACTGTTAACTTTAAAAATGACAAGTTATGTTGCCTATCATAGTAGACACTTCCGTTGGCACTTCAACAACCAGTACAAAAAAACCTTGCCTCAACAATAAAACGTCTATCAATGTTGAACAAGCCTTCCATATTTAGAGCACAAATTCATCTTTACAAagttacttttaatttatttccatCTGTCTGAATCTTATCAAATCAATTATCCTTAATTTAAGGAtacaaaagattataaaataattttgcttGATCCAATCTCTTTTACAATAATAAACGCAAGATTGGCGGCACGCAAAATCCTTACAAAAATGCAAGCAAGTAATCAAAATACTATGATCAAACATGTCaactaaataaaacaagttaTGTGTTTTACGCAATGTAATGATAACTGTAGTGGTCGTTTCTGTTAGCATATAGATAACCTCTTCAAAAACTTACTTcaacaatattattataattaaaatcaaattaatataaaatataatctaaacatataaaaaacgaaattaataaataataaaatttaagtgtaGAATGAATTTGAATCGCAAACCACAAGCATCTAATTTCAACTTGAATACTTTAATTGCATATAGGCATGTGCTTGAAATTTGATTTCTACTTttgattatattatatgttttcttgctttcaactcagctcAAAGCATGGAAGAGATAAGACCCCCATTCTTTTGTGTTTCACGTCAACTCCAATTATTGTTTCGTAGTCAACCTCTCTAAAAACCATATGAACAATAAAGCAATTCCGTATCCCATAGCTTTCTTTTGCCTGTCTTCTGTTAATTCGCTTTTTGCATGGCCATTGCTTTGTATATAAAGCGAGAATCACAGAATTTGTGAGTTCATAATAACTGTGTTATGGGTCCATTTGCTTTTGCAACATCATTAttcttgtttttaattgaaatttgtcAGCAAGTTGATGGAATTGGAAGCAAATGTGATATTTACAAAGGAAAATGGGTGTTTGATGCATCTTACCCTCTTTACAATTCAAGTAATTGTCCTTTCATACATCAAGAATTCAATTGCCAAAACAATGGTCGACCTGACCGTCTCTATCAAAACTTTAGATGGCAACCCACCTCATGCAACTTGCCAAGGTATTCactctcttctttcttttacttgacatataatattaaaacctatatttCATGTAGCTCACTAAattgattattgattaaatAGGTTCAATGGCAAAGACTTTTTACGAAAATTTAGAGGGAAGAGGATCATGTTTGTAGGTGACTCGTTGGGCTTAAATCAATGGCAATCACTTTCATGTTTGCTTCATACAGCTACACCTCAAGATCCATACATCTCCCAAAGAGTTGCTGCCATCTCCACATTCAGTTTTCCGGTTAGAGGACTTAGTGATTGAcattaacttcttcttttttcacgTTTGATCATATAcaatattatgattattatgaaCATGGCTCTAACCAGAGTTTGCTGATATGATATGATACTCCTTGCAGACATACGGAGTTTCAATTATGTTCTTACGCAATGCATTTCTTGTTGATATCGTTAATAAAAAAGATAGGCGAGTTCTAAAACTAAACTCCATTGGGAATGGACGAATTTGGAAAGGATATGACGTCTTGATCTTTGACACTTGGCATTGGTGGCTTCTTACCGGTAGAAAACAACCGTAGGACTCCTCAATTATCCCTTCCTTTTTTCTTAGGGACCAAAAAAAAGTTCATGCTTAAATTCTGACATAAGGTTTTATTGagaaagtataattttatatatttttagtgaaCTAGCTAGTGAAACAtcatttagaattaaaaaaagaaaccaaaccatttttgtttttagtgatgtgttatagtttaatttactgaaaatgtatgaaattatatattatgagtACATCAAATACAAAATTCTTCGTATAAATGCTAATATTTTTGGGCATGATGTTTTGCAGATGGGATTATGTCCAAGACAATAATATAACTCGCAAAGACATGAATCGTACAGTTGCCTATAAGAAAGCATTGAGGACATGGGCTAGATGGGTGAACCTCAATGT
The window above is part of the Gossypium raimondii isolate GPD5lz chromosome 9, ASM2569854v1, whole genome shotgun sequence genome. Proteins encoded here:
- the LOC105797832 gene encoding protein trichome birefringence-like 43 — its product is MGPFAFATSLFLFLIEICQQVDGIGSKCDIYKGKWVFDASYPLYNSSNCPFIHQEFNCQNNGRPDRLYQNFRWQPTSCNLPRFNGKDFLRKFRGKRIMFVGDSLGLNQWQSLSCLLHTATPQDPYISQRVAAISTFSFPTYGVSIMFLRNAFLVDIVNKKDRRVLKLNSIGNGRIWKGYDVLIFDTWHWWLLTGRKQPWDYVQDNNITRKDMNRTVAYKKALRTWARWVNLNVDPAKTKVFFQGVSPDHVDSRDWADPTAKTCRGETWPILSTEYPGGSPSPQDVLKRVLRIVSKKVHLLDITGLSQLRKDGHPSAFGYGGHRGNDCTHWCLPGVPDTWNELLFATLIQT